The following coding sequences are from one Haploplasma axanthum window:
- the serS gene encoding serine--tRNA ligase, with product MLDLKYVVDNIDTVIEKLNTRNGNFDYLRELVTLSDERKNIINEVEVKKAFRNEASKQIGILKREKKDATKVLEEVAHLGDEIKELDEKAELISQKIKDILLNTPNIPDESIPVGKSEDDNLELRKYGKVREFDFPIKDHVELGENLDILEFERAAKITGARFVVYKGLGARLERALMQFMMDLHSLENGYTEFIPPYIVNEDSMYGTGQFPKFKEDAFKLEGRNWYLNPTAEVPMINLYRDEIIDGTLLPFKYVAYTSAFRSEAGSAGRDTRGILRQHQFQKVELINYTKPEDSKNALESMIKESELVLQKLGLPYRVVCLSTGDLGFSMTKTYDIEVWIPSQNKYREIGSISNANDYQARRANIRFKRDKNSKTEYVHTLNGSGLAVGRTVIAVMENYQNADGTITIPEVLVPYMKVNKITK from the coding sequence ATGTTAGATTTAAAATATGTTGTTGATAATATTGATACCGTTATTGAAAAATTAAATACTCGTAATGGAAATTTTGATTATTTAAGAGAGTTAGTAACACTTTCTGATGAAAGAAAGAATATCATTAATGAAGTAGAAGTTAAAAAAGCATTTAGAAATGAAGCAAGTAAACAAATAGGAATTTTAAAACGCGAAAAGAAAGATGCAACAAAAGTTCTTGAAGAAGTTGCTCATTTAGGCGATGAAATTAAAGAGTTAGATGAAAAAGCAGAATTAATTAGTCAAAAGATAAAAGATATTCTCCTTAATACTCCAAATATTCCAGATGAATCAATTCCAGTTGGAAAGAGTGAAGATGATAACTTAGAACTCCGCAAATATGGAAAAGTAAGAGAATTTGACTTTCCAATTAAAGATCATGTTGAGTTAGGAGAAAATCTTGATATTTTAGAGTTTGAAAGAGCTGCTAAAATAACAGGAGCAAGATTTGTTGTTTATAAAGGTCTAGGAGCAAGATTAGAAAGAGCTTTAATGCAATTTATGATGGACTTACACAGTTTAGAAAATGGGTATACTGAATTTATTCCGCCTTATATTGTTAATGAGGATAGTATGTATGGGACTGGACAATTTCCTAAGTTTAAAGAAGATGCTTTTAAATTAGAAGGAAGAAATTGGTATTTAAACCCAACTGCTGAAGTTCCAATGATTAATTTATATCGAGATGAAATAATTGATGGTACGTTATTACCATTTAAATATGTAGCTTATACAAGTGCTTTTAGATCTGAAGCAGGATCAGCTGGTAGAGATACTAGAGGGATTTTAAGACAACACCAATTTCAAAAAGTTGAGTTAATAAACTATACGAAACCAGAAGATTCAAAAAATGCATTAGAATCGATGATTAAGGAATCAGAATTAGTACTTCAAAAGTTAGGACTTCCATACCGAGTTGTATGTTTATCAACTGGGGACTTAGGTTTCTCAATGACAAAAACATATGATATTGAGGTTTGGATTCCTTCTCAAAATAAATATCGTGAAATAGGATCAATTTCAAATGCTAATGATTATCAAGCACGTCGTGCTAACATTAGATTTAAAAGAGATAAAAATAGTAAGACAGAGTATGTTCATACGCTAAATGGTTCAGGATTAGCAGTAGGAAGAACGGTTATTGCTGTAATGGAAAACTATCAAAATGCTGATGGAACAATCACAATTCCAGAAGTTTTAGTACCTTATATGAAGGTTAATAAAATAACAAAGTAA
- a CDS encoding HIT family protein — MTIFEQIINREIPAYIIYEDDLVISFLDISQVTKGHTLVVTKKVYKDIFEIPEETLKHLIAVTKHISEAINKALKPEGINLLNNNGETAGQEVMHYHMHIIPRYQKNDVIFKFTNNIDSTKKEEYEKRANVIRAAL; from the coding sequence ATGACTATTTTTGAACAAATTATAAACCGTGAAATTCCAGCTTATATTATTTATGAAGATGATTTAGTTATTAGTTTTTTAGATATCAGTCAAGTAACTAAAGGTCATACACTTGTTGTTACTAAGAAAGTTTATAAAGATATTTTTGAAATTCCTGAAGAGACTTTAAAACATTTAATCGCTGTTACCAAACACATTTCTGAAGCAATCAACAAAGCTTTAAAACCGGAAGGTATTAACCTTTTAAACAATAATGGTGAGACTGCTGGTCAAGAAGTTATGCATTATCATATGCATATAATTCCTAGATATCAAAAGAATGATGTTATTTTCAAATTTACGAATAATATTGATTCTACTAAAAAAGAAGAATATGAAAAAAGAGCCAACGTTATTCGCGCGGCTCTATAA
- the pduL gene encoding phosphate propanoyltransferase: MKMKIPVGISGRHAHLSQEHLEILFGKGHELTPMKELSQPGQYASEEKIDVVSPAGKVIEGVRILGPVRKNTQIELSFSDARRAKFDAPVRSSGDIKGSGAAKLVGPKGTVEISEGVIVADRHIHFSLEEAKEFGVKDGDVVSIKVGGVKPGILGNVLCRVSDKFRLDCHLDTDDGSAFLLNTGDTVELVK; this comes from the coding sequence ATGAAAATGAAAATACCAGTAGGAATATCAGGAAGACATGCTCATTTAAGTCAAGAACATTTAGAAATATTATTTGGAAAAGGTCATGAGTTAACACCTATGAAAGAACTTAGCCAACCAGGACAATACGCAAGTGAAGAAAAAATTGATGTAGTTAGCCCAGCAGGAAAAGTAATTGAAGGGGTTAGAATTTTAGGACCAGTTAGAAAAAACACACAAATTGAATTATCATTTAGTGATGCTAGAAGAGCAAAATTTGATGCTCCAGTTAGATCATCAGGAGATATTAAAGGTAGTGGAGCAGCTAAACTTGTTGGTCCAAAAGGAACTGTTGAAATTAGTGAAGGCGTAATAGTAGCTGATCGTCATATCCACTTCTCATTAGAAGAAGCTAAGGAATTTGGTGTTAAAGATGGTGATGTTGTTAGTATTAAAGTTGGTGGAGTAAAACCTGGGATACTAGGTAATGTACTATGTCGTGTTAGTGATAAATTTAGATTAGATTGTCACCTAGATACTGATGATGGTAGTGCATTTTTATTAAATACTGGAGATACAGTAGAATTAGTTAAGTAG
- the rnmV gene encoding ribonuclease M5 encodes MKKQIYVVEGKNDVTRLKQVFPFINVVSVGGSAIDDKIIDMLIEKKDTYDIILCMDPDYPGEKIRKTISSKLGIVSHVFLEREISYSKNKKKIGLEHLSDDDIKEVFKNIIQETKNNDSDITMSFLYEVGLLGKKNSKLLRDDISKKLNIGHVNGKTLYNRLINFSISKEDIVKHLS; translated from the coding sequence ATGAAAAAACAGATATATGTAGTAGAAGGGAAAAATGATGTTACAAGATTGAAACAAGTTTTCCCCTTTATAAATGTTGTAAGTGTTGGTGGTTCAGCAATTGATGATAAGATTATTGATATGTTGATTGAAAAGAAAGATACATATGATATTATTCTATGTATGGATCCTGATTATCCAGGTGAAAAGATAAGAAAGACAATTAGTAGTAAACTCGGTATTGTAAGCCATGTTTTTTTAGAGAGAGAAATATCATATAGTAAAAATAAGAAGAAGATTGGTTTAGAGCATTTAAGTGATGATGATATAAAAGAAGTATTTAAAAATATCATTCAAGAAACCAAAAATAATGATAGTGATATTACAATGTCTTTTTTGTATGAAGTTGGTTTACTAGGTAAAAAAAATAGTAAATTATTAAGAGATGATATTAGTAAGAAACTTAATATTGGTCATGTTAATGGAAAAACACTATATAATCGATTAATAAATTTTAGTATAAGTAAAGAAGATATAGTAAAGCACCTTAGTTAG
- a CDS encoding response regulator transcription factor: MKIYFVEDEKDLSEIIRKYLLREGFDITVFYDGETALKHIKDKVDLWILDIMLPGDISGYDLIKKIKEENSDASIIFTSARDQDLDKIIGLEMGSDDYLTKPYSPKELVLRVKAILRRGVQNQSPELINYEGYEINITKREINDNGVNIELTNKEFELLLFFLKNINVAFDREQILYKVWGENYYGSDRVVDDLLRRLRQKLPKLKIETIYGYGYKLL; this comes from the coding sequence ATGAAAATATATTTTGTTGAAGATGAGAAAGATTTATCTGAAATTATTAGAAAATATCTTTTACGAGAAGGCTTTGATATAACTGTTTTTTATGATGGAGAAACAGCTTTAAAACATATTAAAGATAAAGTAGATCTTTGGATTCTTGATATTATGCTTCCAGGAGATATTAGTGGTTATGATTTAATTAAGAAAATTAAAGAAGAAAATAGTGATGCTTCAATTATTTTTACATCAGCTAGAGATCAAGATTTAGACAAGATTATTGGTCTTGAAATGGGAAGTGATGATTACTTAACTAAACCGTACTCACCAAAAGAGTTAGTTTTACGTGTAAAAGCAATTTTAAGACGTGGAGTTCAAAATCAATCACCTGAGTTAATAAATTATGAAGGATATGAAATTAATATTACGAAGCGTGAGATTAATGACAATGGGGTTAATATTGAATTAACGAATAAGGAATTTGAATTATTACTTTTCTTTTTAAAGAATATTAATGTTGCTTTTGACAGAGAACAAATTTTATATAAAGTTTGGGGAGAAAACTATTATGGAAGTGATCGTGTGGTTGATGATTTACTAAGAAGATTACGTCAAAAACTTCCTAAATTAAAAATAGAAACAATTTATGGGTATGGATATAAGTTATTATGA
- a CDS encoding sensor histidine kinase, protein MKKKRISLSTQINVIFTLITLITSVLFIIIFRQTINNFTNNQAEKHFRLYHETLSKVIDGPKEKYPLTTNYAYGYYRVDNQYEIVEIIGFDYRNFASDDLAKEIIKKYFLDNTEALQQSNNDFEDRRYKDTDYYLKYDSIDNDEYYVLITMSDGSYADSLREPISNIISIGFVSIIILGNAIILLWSSVTVDRIKKLEKEVSILGSSDYKNKVSVEGSDEIAELAYAIDIMRDEILKNESVKQEMLQNISHDIKTPIAVIQSYAEAIKDGITDVSDLDIILIQVQILNKKVRQLLEWNKLEYVKSKEDYYEVNMKEVIETVVNNHKYQNNITFSLDLDESTFKGLIDNYYSVVSNIIENALRYAKKAIKVTLKNKRLTISNDGEPISEEFINSVFKPYEKGHKGQFGLGMTIVQRTINNFGLKLTIENNNEGVSFIIEPRE, encoded by the coding sequence ATGAAAAAGAAAAGAATTAGTCTTTCTACACAAATCAATGTTATTTTTACTTTAATTACATTAATAACGAGTGTTTTATTTATTATTATTTTTAGACAAACAATTAATAACTTTACAAATAATCAAGCAGAAAAGCATTTTAGACTATATCATGAAACGCTAAGCAAAGTTATTGATGGACCAAAAGAGAAATATCCACTAACAACTAATTATGCTTATGGGTATTATCGTGTTGATAATCAATATGAAATTGTTGAGATAATTGGTTTTGATTATCGCAATTTTGCAAGTGATGATTTAGCAAAAGAGATTATTAAAAAATATTTTCTAGATAATACAGAAGCTTTGCAGCAAAGTAACAATGATTTTGAAGATAGAAGATATAAAGATACAGATTATTATCTTAAATATGATTCTATTGATAATGATGAGTATTATGTTTTAATAACAATGTCAGATGGTTCATATGCTGATTCATTAAGAGAACCAATTAGTAATATTATTAGTATTGGATTTGTTTCAATTATTATTTTAGGTAATGCAATTATTCTTTTATGGTCAAGTGTAACAGTTGATCGAATTAAAAAGCTAGAAAAAGAAGTTAGTATTTTAGGTTCTAGCGACTATAAAAATAAAGTTAGTGTTGAAGGCAGTGATGAAATAGCTGAACTTGCTTATGCAATTGATATTATGCGAGATGAAATTTTAAAAAACGAAAGTGTTAAACAAGAAATGCTTCAAAATATTTCACATGATATAAAAACACCAATTGCAGTAATTCAATCATATGCTGAAGCAATTAAAGATGGAATCACTGATGTCAGTGATTTGGATATAATTTTAATTCAAGTCCAAATTCTTAATAAGAAAGTTAGACAACTCTTAGAATGGAATAAACTAGAGTATGTAAAAAGTAAAGAAGACTACTATGAAGTTAACATGAAGGAAGTTATTGAAACTGTTGTTAATAATCATAAATATCAAAACAATATTACATTTTCATTAGATTTAGATGAATCAACATTCAAAGGTTTGATTGATAACTACTATAGTGTTGTAAGTAATATTATTGAAAATGCACTAAGATACGCTAAAAAGGCTATTAAAGTAACTTTGAAAAACAAAAGACTCACCATATCAAATGATGGTGAGCCAATTAGTGAAGAATTTATTAATAGTGTTTTTAAACCATATGAAAAAGGTCATAAAGGTCAATTTGGATTAGGTATGACAATCGTTCAAAGAACAATAAATAATTTTGGTTTAAAATTAACAATTGAAAATAACAATGAAGGAGTATCCTTTATTATAGAGCCGCGCGAATAA
- a CDS encoding VOC family protein yields MSKYHTADNLYVDNVTLMVKDIDKSLKFYTESLGLTLLNNKSNIYELGTKKRVLVILIHNENALPKERTTGLYHFALLLPDRRFLGQLINHFIVINQKIVGGSDHDVSEALYLSDPDGNGIEIYADRLDTLWKYENDEIVMSTEAMDYEDLIKHAYNAKWTEMPEDTVMGHVHFHVTSLINAGNFFIDTLGFNQMLYYGTSALFLSNKGYHHHVGLNTWNGVTAKNRADNMVGLVGYHLNVPKDEEEALLERISFSKREILNDENGRYIVDVNKVKIYF; encoded by the coding sequence ATGTCTAAATATCATACAGCTGATAATCTATATGTTGATAATGTAACTTTGATGGTTAAAGATATTGATAAATCATTAAAGTTTTATACAGAATCACTTGGATTAACATTATTAAATAACAAATCAAATATTTACGAGTTAGGAACTAAAAAACGTGTATTAGTTATATTAATTCACAATGAAAATGCACTTCCTAAAGAAAGAACAACGGGATTATATCATTTTGCATTATTACTCCCAGACAGAAGATTTTTGGGACAACTGATTAATCATTTTATTGTTATTAATCAAAAAATTGTGGGTGGTTCTGATCATGATGTGAGTGAAGCATTATATCTATCTGATCCAGATGGAAATGGGATTGAAATTTATGCAGATAGACTAGATACTCTTTGGAAATATGAGAATGATGAAATAGTAATGTCAACAGAGGCAATGGATTATGAAGATTTAATTAAACATGCATATAATGCAAAATGGACTGAAATGCCTGAAGATACTGTTATGGGGCATGTTCATTTTCATGTAACTAGTTTAATTAATGCTGGAAATTTCTTTATTGATACATTGGGATTTAATCAAATGTTATATTACGGAACTAGTGCTTTATTTTTGAGTAATAAAGGTTATCATCACCATGTTGGATTAAATACTTGGAATGGTGTAACAGCGAAGAATCGTGCTGATAATATGGTTGGATTAGTTGGATATCATTTAAACGTTCCAAAGGATGAAGAAGAAGCTTTATTAGAGAGAATAAGTTTTAGCAAAAGAGAAATTTTAAATGATGAAAATGGAAGATATATTGTGGATGTTAATAAAGTGAAAATCTATTTTTAA
- a CDS encoding GNAT family N-acetyltransferase, translated as MLVRKTRNEDVDQIIEIIEEIKEYLRINNIDQWQDNYPNKEVIKDDIAKGISFVVSDNGRVIGTSVLSFQEEETYNNIHEGKWLNNSSYGVIHRIAVINKGMRKGIGRFIYEEIERMCIKNEVFNIRVDTHEDNHNMKAFLLSQGFIYCGIIYLKSGAKRQAYQKILVR; from the coding sequence ATGCTTGTTAGAAAAACTAGAAATGAAGATGTTGATCAAATAATTGAGATAATTGAGGAAATAAAAGAATATTTAAGAATAAATAATATTGATCAGTGGCAAGATAATTATCCAAATAAAGAAGTAATAAAAGATGATATTGCTAAGGGTATTTCATTTGTTGTTTCTGATAATGGTAGAGTTATTGGTACTAGTGTTTTGTCATTTCAAGAGGAAGAAACTTATAATAATATTCATGAAGGTAAGTGGCTAAATAATTCCTCCTACGGAGTCATTCATCGTATTGCGGTTATTAATAAGGGTATGCGAAAAGGTATTGGAAGATTCATTTATGAAGAGATAGAAAGAATGTGTATTAAGAATGAAGTTTTTAATATAAGAGTAGATACACATGAAGATAATCATAATATGAAAGCTTTTCTTTTAAGTCAAGGGTTTATTTATTGTGGGATAATTTATTTAAAAAGTGGTGCTAAAAGACAAGCATATCAAAAAATACTAGTTAGATAA
- a CDS encoding HD domain-containing protein, which translates to MIKKEREQVFRDPIHGYITVSYEIITEIIDTQVFQRLRRIRQLSGVSMVYHGAEHSRFSHSLGVYHNANRFLEVPDLRNTLTEREKLLFLSAALLHDVGHGPYSHAFEDIFGVDHEKIGARIIVENKELRNVLNKVDADFALDIASIILKQGKFPLLEQLISSQLDVDRLDYLLRDAYFTGTAYGNIDIDRLIRVMRIKNGQVVFKVSGIHAIENYLISRYHMYWQVYYHNVSRAYEVILEKTYLRIKDLLEEGYKFKADVSALKEVINNPNNLDYYVLIDDFYINGLLASFLNAKDEILKTLSSDFLNRNIWGYLDVNSKNEEKISEIKNNMSDTERRYFTESRTVYQSTYKDEATKLGDKIYILLEDGSVKTLFEESKMIESLSQSGSKLDLKFFYRKK; encoded by the coding sequence ATGATTAAAAAAGAAAGAGAACAGGTTTTTAGAGATCCTATTCATGGTTATATTACAGTTAGTTATGAAATAATTACTGAAATTATCGATACACAGGTTTTTCAAAGACTTAGGAGAATTAGACAATTATCTGGTGTTTCAATGGTATATCATGGAGCAGAACACTCAAGATTTTCACATTCTTTAGGTGTTTATCATAATGCGAATAGATTTTTAGAAGTACCTGATTTACGAAATACATTAACTGAAAGAGAAAAACTTTTATTTTTAAGTGCTGCATTACTTCATGATGTAGGACATGGTCCTTATTCACATGCATTCGAAGATATTTTTGGTGTTGATCATGAAAAGATTGGAGCAAGAATAATTGTTGAAAATAAAGAGTTAAGAAATGTTTTAAATAAAGTTGATGCAGATTTTGCTTTAGATATTGCAAGTATAATTTTAAAACAAGGAAAATTTCCTTTACTTGAGCAATTAATATCTAGCCAACTAGATGTTGATAGATTAGATTATTTACTTCGTGATGCTTATTTTACAGGTACCGCATATGGAAATATTGATATTGACAGATTGATTAGAGTTATGAGAATTAAGAATGGACAAGTTGTTTTTAAAGTTAGTGGTATTCATGCAATTGAAAACTATTTAATAAGTAGATATCATATGTACTGGCAAGTTTATTATCATAACGTTTCAAGAGCATATGAAGTAATCTTAGAAAAAACTTATTTACGAATTAAAGATTTATTAGAAGAAGGATATAAGTTTAAAGCTGATGTTTCAGCACTCAAAGAAGTCATTAATAATCCTAATAACTTAGATTATTATGTTTTAATTGATGATTTTTACATTAATGGTTTACTAGCAAGTTTTTTGAATGCTAAAGATGAAATATTAAAAACTTTATCAAGTGACTTTTTAAATCGAAATATCTGGGGATATTTAGATGTTAACTCTAAAAATGAAGAAAAAATCAGTGAAATTAAAAATAACATGTCTGATACCGAAAGACGCTATTTTACAGAATCAAGAACAGTATACCAATCAACATATAAAGATGAAGCAACAAAACTAGGAGATAAAATTTATATCTTATTAGAAGATGGAAGTGTTAAAACTCTTTTTGAAGAATCTAAAATGATTGAAAGTTTATCTCAAAGTGGATCTAAATTAGATCTTAAGTTTTTTTATCGTAAGAAATGA